Proteins from one Ricinus communis isolate WT05 ecotype wild-type chromosome 9, ASM1957865v1, whole genome shotgun sequence genomic window:
- the LOC8286867 gene encoding WEB family protein At5g55860, giving the protein MGAKERQNATDSPKVEVGEIDTSAPFQSVKDAVTLFGEGAFSGEKPAIKKTRPHSAERVLAKETQLHLAQKELSKLKDQVKNAETTKGQALVELEKAKRTVEDLSAKLRTVTELKDTAIRATEAAKSQAKQIEETKSGDASGSSGARKQDLESAREQYITVFTELDAAKQELWKIRQDCEASLEAKLAAFNQAAEAEHAAKANVEKVSELSKEISALQESIGQVKLASLQAQQEQAKIFAEKGVQKQSYKATLEASANKLLALKNEFDPELVFNLEKQLAETITEIDALQKQMENAKASDLDSVRTVTSELDGAKESLQKVAEEESSLRSLVESLKLELENVKKEHSELREKEAETESAAGNLHVKLRKSKAELEAAAAEESKTRGASEEMISTLHQLSSEAENAQQEAEEMKNKAEELKSEAEATRIALEEAEKKLRVALEEAEEAKLAETRALDQIKTLSERTNAARASTSESGANITISREEYEALSRKVGESESLAEMKVAAAMAQVEAVKASENEALNRFEAIQKEIDDMKAATQEAVKRAEMAEAAKKAVEGELRRWREREQKKAAETASRILAETEMSIESSPHHYRIQKQNPAPKNVIEVRKLDKEKNSASKKALLPNLSGIFQRKKNQIEGGPPSYLPGEKPV; this is encoded by the exons ATGGGGGCTAAAGAACGCCAAAATGCTACAGATTCACCTAAAGTGGAGGTGGGAGAGATTGACACCAGTGCGCCCTTTCAATCTGTTAAAGATGCTGTGACGCTATTTGGTGAAGGTGCTTTCTCAGGGGAAAAACCAGCCATCAAGAAGACAAGACCTCATTCTGCAGAG AGAGTTTTGGCAAAGGAGACACAGCTTCACCTGGCTCAGAAGGAGCTGAGCAAGTTAAAGGATCAAGTGAAGAATGCTGAAACAACTAAGGGCCAAGCACTTGTAGAACTTGAAAAGGCTAAAAGAACAGTTGAGGATCTGTCTGCAAAACTAAGAACTGTCACTGAATTGAAAGACACAGCAATTAGGGCAACAGAAGCTGCAAAAAGCCAGGCAAAGCAAATTGAAGAAACAAAGAGTGGTGATGCTTCTGGATCCAGTGGTGCTAGGAAGCAAGACTTGGAATCTGCCAGGGAGCAATATATAACTGTATTTACTGAACTTGATGCCGCAAAGCAAGAACTTTGGAAGATTCGACAGGACTGTGAAGCATCCTTGGAAGCAAAGCTTGCTGCCTTCAATCAAGCTGCAGAAGCAGAACATGCAGCCAAAGCAAATGTGGAAAAAGTTAGTGAACTTTCTAAAGAAATCTCAGCGCTACAAGAATCAATTGGGCAAGTGAAGCTTGCATCTCTGCAAGCCCAGCAAGAGCAAGCAAAAATATTTGCAGAAAAGGGTGTTCAAAAGCAGTCCTATAAAGCTACCCTGGAAGCATCAGCAAATAAATTGCTTGCATTGAAGAATGAGTTTGATCCTGAACTTGTCTTTAATCTTGAGAAGCAACTGGCCGAAACAATAACCGAGATTGATGCTCTGCAAAAGCAGATGGAAAATGCAAAGGCTTCAGATCTGGATTCTGTGAGAACTGTCACTTCAGAGCTAGATGGTGCTAAAGAGTCATTGCAGAAAGTAGCTGAGGAGGAAAGCTCCTTGCGAAGTTTGGTGGAATCTCTCAAGCTGGAGCTCGAGAATGTGAAGAAGGAGCATTCTGAACTGAGAGAGAAAGAAGCAGAAACAGAGTCTGCAGCTGGGAACCTGCATGTTAAGCTCCGGAAAAGCAAGGCTGAGCTTGAAGCAGCGGCTGCAGAGGAATCTAAAACAAGAGGTGCTTCTGAAGAAATGATCTCAACTCTCCACCAGCTATCATCAGAAGCAGAGAATGCACAACAAGAAGCTgaagaaatgaagaacaagGCTGAGGAGTTGAAGAGCGAAGCAGAAGCCACCAGAATCGCACTTGAAGAAGCAGAGAAGAAGCTGAGGGTTGCTTTGGAAGAGGCTGAGGAAGCCAAGTTGGCAGAGACAAGGGCTCTAGATCAGATCAAGACACTGTCTGAGAGAACAAATGCTGCACGTGCTTCAACCTCTGAGTCTGGTGCCAATATCACAATCTCAAGAGAAGAGTACGAAGCTTTGAGCCGGAAAGTTGGGGAATCTGAATCTCTGGCAGAAATGAAAGTGGCTGCTGCCATGGCTCAGGTTGAAGCTGTAAAGGCTAGTGAAAACGAGGCTCTCAATAGGTTTGAGGCAATACAGAAGGAGATTGACGATATGAAGGCTGCAACTCAGGAGGCAGTGAAGAGGGCAGAGATGGCTGAAGCAGCCAAGAAGGCAGTCGAGGGAGAACTTCGAAGGTGGCGTGAACGAGAGCAAAAGAAGGCAGCTGAAACTGCATCTCGGATTTTAGCAGAAACAGAAATGTCGATAGAATCATCACCGCACCATTATAGAATTCAAAAGCAAAACCCAGCACCAAAGAACGTTATTGAGGTCCGGAAATTGGATAAAGAGAAGAATTCTGCATCTAAGAAAGCACTTTTGCCTAATCTCAGTGGTATCTTTCAGCGAAAGAAGAACCAGATTGAAGGTGGGCCTCCTTCTTACCTGCCCGGTGAGAAGCCTGTCTGA
- the LOC8286868 gene encoding uncharacterized protein LOC8286868, protein MASNREDALSYTNNNPSSSSSPITGSDHLDATFLSAAPPDPSSGSHLGSASNSFQNDAGFLTESASSSSDIEFGFSRPEFRQNPLAGTVQFYQRHVFLCYKNPSVWPPRVEAAEFDRLPRLLSAAVLARKGDMKKETRLTICEGHDGTETSNGDVLIFPDMTRYRRLTHFDVDTFVEEVLVKEGEWLPGTPETLKGSYVFVCCHGSRDRRCGLCGPAVVRKFKEEIELHGFQGKVSVSPCSHIGGHKYAGNVIIFGSSMNGLITGHWYGYVTPDDVPILLDQHIEKGEIVDQLWRGQMGLSEEEQIKSQELRLQLNGETDVARNIKELTQSQEDEASNAAIRSDVEFMACCQQNGKSSCCQYPVSKHKEENLDANNKGVKVSPEKKKSSKRLLSRINSGKGMSTRRVCAMPTWLESWEREDTYAALAVVCAVVSVAVAYNCYKQLR, encoded by the exons atggCAAGCAATAGAGAAGACGCACTTTCATACACAAACAATAATCCGTCGTCTTCTTCATCTCCAATTACAGGTTCTGACCATCTTGACGCCACTTTCCTCTCTGCTGCACCACCTGACCCATCATCTGGGTCCCACTTAGGCAGTGCTTCTAATAGCTTTCAAAACGATGCCGGTTTTCTCACTGAAAGTGCTAGTAGCAGTAGTGATATTGAGTTTGGCTTTTCTAGACCTGAATTTAGGCAAAACCCATTGGCTGGGACTGTTCAGTTTTATCAACGTCATGTGTTTTTATGTTACAAAAACCCTTCTGTTTGGCCACCTAGAGTTGAGGCTGCTGAGTTTGATCGATTGCCTAGGTTGCTTTCTGCTGCTGTCTTGGCTAGAAAGGGTGATATGAAAAAAGag ACTCGCTTAACAATCTGTGAGGGGCATGATGGAACTGAGACCTCAAATGGAGATGTATTAATCTTCCCAGATATGACCAGATACAG GAGATTGACACATTTTGATGTGGACACATTTGTTGAGGAAGTGCTTGTGAAGGAAGGGGAATGGCTGCCTGGAACTCCTGAAACACTGAAGGGTTCTTATGTTTTTGTATGTTGTCATGGGTCTCGAGATCGTCGCTGTGGTCTCTGTGGACCTGCTGTGGTTAGAAAATTCAAAGAGGAGATAGAATTACATGGATTTCAAGGTAAAGTGTCCGTTAGCCCATGCTCTCACATAGGGGGGCATAAGTATGCAGGAAATGTCATAATATTTGGATCAAGTATGAATGGACTCATCACTGGACACTG GTATGGATATGTCACTCCAGATGATGTACCCATTTTACTTGACCAACATATTGAAAAAGGAGAGATTGTAGACCAGCTGTGGAG GGGCCAAATGGGTTTATCTGAAGAAGAACAGATCAAATCCCAAGAACTAAGGCTCCAACTAAACGGCGAGACAGATGTTGCAAGGAACATTAAGGAGCTGACACAATCACAGGAAGATGAAGCAAGCAATGCTGCAATAAGGTCTGACGTAGAATTTATGGCCTGTTGCCAGCAAAATGGAAAATCTTCTTGCTGCCAATACCCTGTCTCAAAGCACAAGGAGGAGAATCTAGATGCCAATAATAAGGGTGTAAAGGTGTCCCctgagaagaagaagagcagCAAAAGACTATTATCCCGGATTAACAGTGGAAAAGGTATGTCCACGCGTAGGGTTTGTGCTATGCCAACATGGTTGGAGAGCTGGGAACGTGAAGATACATATGCAGCTCTTGCTGTTGTCTGCGCTGTGGTGTCAGTTGCTGTTGCCTATAACTGCTACAAACAGTTAAGATAG